A window of the Ogataea parapolymorpha DL-1 chromosome V, whole genome shotgun sequence genome harbors these coding sequences:
- a CDS encoding 40S ribosomal protein S16, translating into MSTQPTKSVQTFGKKKNATAVAHVKSGKGLIKVNGVPITLVEPEILRHKVYEPLLIVGLDKFAGLDIRIKVTGGGHVSQVYAIRQAIAKGLIAYTAKYVDESSKNELKKVFTSYDRTLLIADARRMEPKKFGGRGARARFQKSYR; encoded by the coding sequence ACCTTTGGTAAGAAGAAGAACGCAACTGCTGTGGCCCACGTCAAGTCTGGAAAGGGCTTGATCAAGGTCAACGGTGTTCCAATCACCCTTGTGGAACCAGAAATCCTCAGACACAAAGTTTACGAGCCTCTGCTTATTGTCGGTCTTGACAAGTTCGCTGGCTTGGACATCAGAATCAAGGTCACCGGTGGTGGTCACGTTTCCCAAGTTTACGCTATTAGACAGGCCATTGCTAAAGGTTTGATTGCCTACACAGCCAAATATGTCGACGAGTCAAgcaagaacgagctgaagAAGGTTTTCACCTCTTACGACAGAACCCTGTTGATTGCTGACGCTAGAAGAATGGAGCCAAAGAAGTTCGGTGGTCGTGGTGCTAGAGCCAGATTCCAGAAATCCTACCGTTAA